TGGATATAATCCTATAAAACAGTGGCGTACTCTGTGGACACAACCCCCGGCCATCCCCCTTTCAAATTGGCACAatggtctcccccccccccccaccaccacacacagacacacacagacacacacacacacactgtaagaaAATATCTCGCCATCCTCATGCAAGCTCAAGCCCCTCGTAGaaatcacacacgcacacatataaacacacacagtgagaagcCTCGAGACTGCCAGGTTTAATCCCAGCCCCCATTTTGGGCTTTAATGACCTCAGGCAGTGGAATTACCCTGTCACAGTTGCTCTGCAGGCCGCTGTCTCATGCACGTTCACCCCTGCCGCCGCGTCCATGACAAGATCGTCCGTCCGagttctcctccctctcctccgctccgtcgtgaaaacaaacacacgctgGACGGTGACAGTGGAGTCATTTGCTCCGTGTCCCCGCTGTGATGAGAATGAACACAGACATTTCACTTTTGTGTGACCCGCTGCTTGTGCAAGAGCTCGTTAGACATTTTCCTTGAAGTTAGATTTAGGGCCACTCCACTGCCTTCAGGGTTATCTCGTCTTGCGTTTAGAGACTCATGGAAAGTCCGTCTGCGTTAGAAAGTGAAGCTGTGCGGTCTAAAAGACATGGACATGTAACGGAAAAATGCAAAAATTGGGTGTTTTGTCTGACCAACAGTCCAAAACACAAAGTCATTCAATATTTTAGCTTGAATGATCCATATCAAACttttgagatgttttttttataatcctAGGAATCTTGCGCACAATTATTTATGTTGTACCCTAATTTCCTGTCCGAAATATCACAAAGATTGTATGTGCTTTTAATCACTTGCATTGGTTTGAACATGTTCCATGTTTTAATGACCTCTCTGTGTTAccttgtctcctctgcaggGCGCCCTGACAAATGAGCGCGACTACGAGAGtgtggtgatgatgaggatgaggcaGGCCGCGGAGCGACAGAAACTCATCGCACAAATGCAAAGAGAGGATGACGATGACGAGGGTGTCCGGTCGTAGCACAGCACGACCCAGCCGGGGACCAGCCTGAATTAAATGAACTATTTCATGAAGCTGCTCCATGTGTTCTGTTATTAGTTTTTGTATGTATACACTGtggtaaaataaatatgttttaattactaaaaagaaacattttccaCTTTGTGGTTTTTATCACAAGTCGACCAATTCATGGGTTCTGCAAAAGCTTGAGAGATGGCTGCGCTGCTGAGGACGTTCCACACATCACCACTGTGCTTTCAGGCTCCAGTTATCAAGTCAAGGTAATGTCAGCGTTCACAGGGAATaactcacatttaaatgaaatacaacgTTACAAAGACAAGCTTTATAAGCTTCATTTGTAAATCATTAGTACAATGAATTCGTTGGTTATTGTACGACATTAATAATTGGGTAAGACTGAAGATAACTGCTGTTATGCTGAGGCCTTGCTGTCTCTGTTGGAGGGGGAAAGCATTGTCAGGAATGAGTTTTCAGCCGTGTGGTCCCAGAGTGACAGGTTCCATCACTCAGCTTGCAGGGTTGAATCAGGACTGCTCCGGTTTTTGCGACACACTTTGTGATATATATTGTACCAATATTCTGTATGCATGCCAAATTCAAAGTTTGGAGTTTGCACTGTGGTGTCTTCACTCCGTTTATTACAATTCAGTATGAAGCTCTAAAGTAATCCCTTATGGCCCATGCAGCATCATACCATATAACATGGTTACATCCACTGCAGTGTTGCTGATTTGTAATGAGTTTGTGATAATAAGACCTTCAGAGATTTAAGGCATCAGCGAGTGTTTAGTCTTTGTTCACTGTGTTGTAAAAGAGCCAGAGGAGATTGGCCCTGCAACACTACAACTCATCAAAGCGGTACAATGACGTAATCTGCATCTGTCAGCCATCGCCTGGTTAACTGTGACAACTCATTACCTCATCACTGCAGCCAACCAAGTGCaatgtaaaaataatgattttccgttgtctggatttttatttcaacttCATTTCAATTTTGAGGGTTGTAGTAATCTAAACTGCAGAAATCATTTCCCATGAAACGACAGATTCATGGCTGCATAGTGTTTATTATATTTGCATGTCACCAATGAGCAGCCTTCTGCATCTCATGCACAAAATGATGAGCATCAGGGGTTCCCCATCTGGGGATCAAGACCTTTCAATGGGGTCCCAGGGGGGTCACaaggttatttttattttctcagcttTTTTCTGTGAGATACTTCTTTTGTGACCCTAAAAACCCTTCAACTTAAACAATCCACAAAGGATCCTAACAGCCCCTGAAGTACACCATATATCTAGATCGAGAGAAaaaagggttagagttagaacTAGAAACCCAAAGATACTAAATCCACCAACCAGCATCTTTAAAGCTCATTAAGTAGCGCACTTTATCTAGTTTGTTGAATCTGATTAACAACCAACCTATAAAAAGTTGAGATTTGACAGCAGGTTGGGTGCTGAGCTGTTTACTGGAGTTTCGTTGTCACCGTGAGTTTGCCAGGCAACCGGCGGAGACTCTGGGAAAATCACTGCTCTCAGCCAAGAAGCAGTCTGGCACAAGCGTCCTCCTCCTTACCACTGCATGTGGCTCCATCTTAAGATCGAATGGACAGACATTTCAAGTCTTATCTATCTTTTCTTCTAACTCTCATTGAGAAAGAATATTGACATTTTTCTACGGAAAATCAAGAACTACTGCTTCAATCAGCAACTGAAAAACTTTGATGGAAGGAGTCATGGAATAATGAATGAACAGCTTATACCTTGTGATAACATTTATCTCAGGAATACTTGAATATTTCCCCTCAGGCATTTATTGCACCTATTGATAAAGTTTTGATTCTTCACCGATGAGTTTACTTGTTTTGAGACATTTCAATATTTCTCTATCAACTGAAGAACATGCCACCTTCTTCAAAACCATCTGTCCTATGTCCTATGATACTGACCTCAACAAATAACATCTTAGTTACTGTTTAAGCTCTTTCACAATAATCTTATGCAACCGATACCAAGAAGATTTGCCTTATTCCTGTTTATGCTCTCCGAAGTGACAAGCTACCGCTCTGTGACCCACATTAGGTCAGACGTTACAGTGCCAGACTGTTGTGGTCGCCCTGGGCTTTGTAACAAGGTCCTCTGCCTGTGGAACATCTATTCATCCAAAGTCTAATTTTCCTTTTCCTTGGGGGACTATGGTGGAATGGTGTCTGTGTCTTTTGGGCTTGCGTAGCAGCGCTTTCTCTTGTCATTGTGTTATTTAGGAGACGCATGGCAGCTTTGCAACATCTGAGCCAGCCATCCATCTCCCTACCACCCCTTCCTCCGCCTCGCCGTGGCTCTGTTACACAATGTCCAGCTGTGGAGTGGTGTGGTGGGAGacatctgctcctctcctcttgcaAAATCCCCTCATCACATGGACTGGTTTAATGCGTGTCCCTTTTTCATATCCCggcaatgtgagaaaaaaaagcccagaaacacacaaactctgtcCAAATGACAACAGAGGAAATACACTTACAGGAAACACATTTACCACCAACCCTGCCCTGAGCCCACAGTGGCTTGTGCTGCATGCGAACCAGGATGCTCTGCCCTATCATCAACTGCAGCAGAGTTTCCTAGAAACTTCATatgatcctcctcttcctcctccgcaaTTTCCGTAGATTGTCCCAACCAAAGCAGCCATATCAGTGTAGTCAAAGGATGAATGGAATCCCTGTGGTCACCAAGTCATGTGTGAGGCTGCAGATCTCAAGTTTGGTTGTTAGCTCACTGGCAAGGTTTCTGGTTTGGTGATCCGGGGTTGGCCCCAGACATGTGCTGGCAGAGCTGCTTCTGAAACCAAACCACCCAGCGATTGttggctctcattggctgactcCTGTGCTCTGTGTGCCTGCAGGTTTGATCATGCAACATCCCTGTCAGGTGCAAGGGCTCACAATAATAAAGagtaataaatataaacagtgtTATCTGAGTATATTAGAaggattcattattttattcattattttttttaattatacaaGCAAACCATATCATATCATTAAATCATGACAAACTTACAAAATCATCCTTGCACAGCTCTGTCAGTACAAACCTATCTATTAGTCTTTTATGTACTGGGTGAGGCCTTTTCATGACTCTACAGTCTTTCCTTTAATTAAGATCTAATTCTGCCCCCTCAGTCCGTAAACTTAAACCCAGTCATCAGGAGTAAACCGCAAACAACATGAACAAATAGCCTCATACAATCTGTGGAATGTAGTTCGGTGTTCCCCCTGACACGTCAACTATCCAACGTGATCTGGAACCTTGCGTCTGGGATAATCTCAAATTTAAGATATTTTGTCTGACTTGGCTCAGTAAGTTTCATGTCAGTGGTACACACACGGAGCAGAGAACCAAAGTTAACACAAACATTagaagaaaaaaattgaaaaatagAAGCTGTTTCCGCACaagtcatccatccattcaaaAGGACGTGGCCTCCTTGTGCAGGCACCACACCAGCGTCTGTCCCACCCCGGTCATCGTCAGCACGCGGAAGCCGATCTTCTCCAGCTTGTCCAACACGAGACGTGGCGGCTCGTCCACATGGTACTCGGAGCTAAATGAGCATAAACACAAAGTAACTCCTCTTTCCACAGATGTGGGATTTCTCGGGTCTGTCAGTAAACATTGCTCGGAGAGTAGAACGCTGTAAGTTGTTCTGCTGCttgttcacttcctcccacaccTTGGTTCATTTCCCAGCAACAGTTGAATCCGATTGCCAATGACAACACTTCCCTGATCTGTGTTCTATCAGCTTGAGTGGTTTATGCCAGACCTGCAAACCAGGTTTCTTTCCCCCCTTCGCGCCATGTGACTTGATCTCAGCTGTCGTCAATATGTACACGTTTTCTGCCAAAAGCGAGAGAATCACCAGCGTTAAGTGCCTAAATATGGAAATGGAGCTCGGTGAGAGCACATTTACAGTGCACCTGGGAGTCggttctctgtgtgtggaggTCCGTTTTGGAAAAGTGCTGTTATGGTTTACTATTTCCATGTTGTGGGATGGTGGTGGGAGTTATGCTTTGCaaaaattaatcaaataaagatggaaactCTTCATCGTTTAAAAGACATTTACGTTAAAGTGATTTTGTGGATGAAACTCTGAGCTGAAGGATCGATATAAATCATTGGACTGTATAAAT
This Limanda limanda chromosome 12, fLimLim1.1, whole genome shotgun sequence DNA region includes the following protein-coding sequences:
- the gchfr gene encoding GTP cyclohydrolase 1 feedback regulatory protein encodes the protein MPYIMISTQIRLETGPTNVGDEFSDPDVMLYLGARKTTVLGNNFSEYHVDEPPRLVLDKLEKIGFRVLTMTGVGQTLVWCLHKEATSF